The following coding sequences lie in one Lycium ferocissimum isolate CSIRO_LF1 unplaced genomic scaffold, AGI_CSIRO_Lferr_CH_V1 ctg2145, whole genome shotgun sequence genomic window:
- the LOC132043126 gene encoding protein TRIGALACTOSYLDIACYLGLYCEROL 4, chloroplastic isoform X1 yields MKKLRWAMDSGGFWELDLSTPITLNGQARSVPGEPLPLGLSRGSRLSRCQQIDFFQRFMAMPFVPSFSPNTGFFLQRVLSLPIGESWSTMLLGQLNVQKFVSSLRKNKTKHLPDSSWLQSIGRNFIQKSFYALGFSSELSLTPDDTLLISFDAYGDEKMPQKKAVLHHKFPRHNLAMEAAWPGLFVDGNGSYWDVPFSLALDLASTALDSGASYHLFFNNCAGSPKQYEGQHSDELPPAALLPGFTAKGVASLKKNIDLWRSEASMLKMVQPYDIFLSNPHISASWILGENCNVGAVFSAYLGDNSMKGQRSCSLQGLKDFDLRIQGANSAVSVDSFASASLTAQHGNFQRLFLDLTRVHTRFDFPSGSKLLSGITSVAYSLYNSQEPKVEALQAICPRASLCFQQQIIGPFSFRVDSEIAIDLKKDWCLSVKNPVFAIEHALQVLWSAKAVAWYSPMQREFMVELRFFET; encoded by the exons ATGAAGAAGCTTAGGTGGGCAATGGACTCTGGTGGATTTTGGGAATTGGACTTATCCACTCCAATTACTCTCAATGGCCAAGCACGCTCAGTTCCTGGTGAACCATTGCCTTTGGGGTTGTCTCGTGGTTCAAGGCTTTCAAGATGTCAACAAATTGATTTCTTTCAGCGCTTCATGGCCATGCCTTTCGTCCCTTCTTTCTCCCCCAACACGGGCTTCTTCCTACAACGGGTTCTTTCTCTCCCTATTGGTGAGAGCTG GTCTACTATGCTGCTTGGACAGTTAAATGTCCAgaaatttgtttcttctctaagaaaaaataaaactaagcaTCTGCCAGACTCCTCATGGCTTCAATCCATTGGAAGGAACTTTATCCAAAAATCTTTTTATGCCCTTGGCTTCTCTTCAGAACTGTCTCTAACACCTGACGATACATTGCTCATAAGTTTCGATGCTTATGGTGATGAGAAGATGCCTCAGAAAAAAGCAGTTCTACATCATAAG TTTCCTCGTCATAATCTTGCAATGGAGGCAGCTTGGCCAGGACTTTTTGTTGATGGGAACGGGAGTTACTGGGATGTACCATTCTCACTCGCACTTGATCTTGCATCAACCGCTCTTGACTCTGGTGCAAGCTATCATTTGTTTTTCAACAATTGTGCAGGTTCACCCAAGCAGTATGAAGGTCAGCATAGTGATGAGCTACCACCTGCTGCTTTGCTTCCAGGATTCACTGCCAAAGGTGTAGCTtccttgaagaaaaatattgacCTTTGGCGAAGTGAAGCGTCTATGCTAAAAATGGTGCAACCATATGATATATTCCTGTCTAATCCTCATATTTCAGCATCATGGATCCTTGGTGAGAACTGCAATGTCG GTGCTGTTTTTTCTGCATATCTCGGAGACAATTCAATGAAAGGACAACGATCATGCAGTTTACAGGGTCTAAAAGATTTTGACCTTCGAATCCAAGGAGCGAATTCTGCTGTTTCAGTGGACTCATTTGCATCTGCTTCACTCACTGCACAGCATGGAAATTTCCAAAGGCTGTTCCTGGATCTCACTCGTGTCCATACACGCTTCGACTTTCCTTCAGGATCGAAACTTCTTTCTGGAATAACCTCTGTGGCATACAGTCTTTACAATTCTCAAGAACCAAAAGTTGAGGCACTACAGGCAATTTGTCCGCGTGCCTCTCTATGTTTTCAGCAGCAG ATCATAGGACCTTTCAGCTTTAGAGTTGATTCAGAGATAGCAATTGATTTGAAGAAGGATTGGTGTTTAAGTGTGAAGAATCCTGTATTTGCCATTGAACATGCTTTGCAAGTTCTGTGGTCTGCCAAGGCTGTTGCTTGGTATTCCCCCATGCAGCGTGAATTCATGGTAGAACTTCGTTTTTTTGAAACTTAA
- the LOC132043126 gene encoding protein TRIGALACTOSYLDIACYLGLYCEROL 4, chloroplastic isoform X2, with translation MKKLRWAMDSGGFWELDLSTPITLNGQARSVPGEPLPLGLSRGSRLSRCQQIDFFQRFMAMPFVPSFSPNTGFFLQRVLSLPIGESWSTMLLGQLNVQKFVSSLRKNKTKHLPDSSWLQSIGRNFIQKSFYALGFSSELSLTPDDTLLISFDAYGDEKMPQKKAVLHHKFPRHNLAMEAAWPGLFVDGNGSYWDVPFSLALDLASTALDSGASYHLFFNNCAGSPKQYEGQHSDELPPAALLPGFTAKGVASLKKNIDLWRSEASMLKMVQPYDIFLSNPHISASWILGAVFSAYLGDNSMKGQRSCSLQGLKDFDLRIQGANSAVSVDSFASASLTAQHGNFQRLFLDLTRVHTRFDFPSGSKLLSGITSVAYSLYNSQEPKVEALQAICPRASLCFQQQIIGPFSFRVDSEIAIDLKKDWCLSVKNPVFAIEHALQVLWSAKAVAWYSPMQREFMVELRFFET, from the exons ATGAAGAAGCTTAGGTGGGCAATGGACTCTGGTGGATTTTGGGAATTGGACTTATCCACTCCAATTACTCTCAATGGCCAAGCACGCTCAGTTCCTGGTGAACCATTGCCTTTGGGGTTGTCTCGTGGTTCAAGGCTTTCAAGATGTCAACAAATTGATTTCTTTCAGCGCTTCATGGCCATGCCTTTCGTCCCTTCTTTCTCCCCCAACACGGGCTTCTTCCTACAACGGGTTCTTTCTCTCCCTATTGGTGAGAGCTG GTCTACTATGCTGCTTGGACAGTTAAATGTCCAgaaatttgtttcttctctaagaaaaaataaaactaagcaTCTGCCAGACTCCTCATGGCTTCAATCCATTGGAAGGAACTTTATCCAAAAATCTTTTTATGCCCTTGGCTTCTCTTCAGAACTGTCTCTAACACCTGACGATACATTGCTCATAAGTTTCGATGCTTATGGTGATGAGAAGATGCCTCAGAAAAAAGCAGTTCTACATCATAAG TTTCCTCGTCATAATCTTGCAATGGAGGCAGCTTGGCCAGGACTTTTTGTTGATGGGAACGGGAGTTACTGGGATGTACCATTCTCACTCGCACTTGATCTTGCATCAACCGCTCTTGACTCTGGTGCAAGCTATCATTTGTTTTTCAACAATTGTGCAGGTTCACCCAAGCAGTATGAAGGTCAGCATAGTGATGAGCTACCACCTGCTGCTTTGCTTCCAGGATTCACTGCCAAAGGTGTAGCTtccttgaagaaaaatattgacCTTTGGCGAAGTGAAGCGTCTATGCTAAAAATGGTGCAACCATATGATATATTCCTGTCTAATCCTCATATTTCAGCATCATGGATCCTTG GTGCTGTTTTTTCTGCATATCTCGGAGACAATTCAATGAAAGGACAACGATCATGCAGTTTACAGGGTCTAAAAGATTTTGACCTTCGAATCCAAGGAGCGAATTCTGCTGTTTCAGTGGACTCATTTGCATCTGCTTCACTCACTGCACAGCATGGAAATTTCCAAAGGCTGTTCCTGGATCTCACTCGTGTCCATACACGCTTCGACTTTCCTTCAGGATCGAAACTTCTTTCTGGAATAACCTCTGTGGCATACAGTCTTTACAATTCTCAAGAACCAAAAGTTGAGGCACTACAGGCAATTTGTCCGCGTGCCTCTCTATGTTTTCAGCAGCAG ATCATAGGACCTTTCAGCTTTAGAGTTGATTCAGAGATAGCAATTGATTTGAAGAAGGATTGGTGTTTAAGTGTGAAGAATCCTGTATTTGCCATTGAACATGCTTTGCAAGTTCTGTGGTCTGCCAAGGCTGTTGCTTGGTATTCCCCCATGCAGCGTGAATTCATGGTAGAACTTCGTTTTTTTGAAACTTAA